The Desulfovibrio sp. G11 region GCGGCACTTACATAAAACGCGCAAACCACGGGCGCCCGCATGTGCAGGTCTGCATAAAAAACCTGATACGTATACGGCGAACCAACGCGGGTTCTGAAACTGACCCGCCCGAAGGCCCGGGGCCACAAGCGCACGGGCAAGACGCAAAGCCCGAAAAAACCGCCCCGCCGCACACCTGCCGGACGGCCCATACGCCTTCCGCACAGCCACAGGAAAGCCATGATCCCTGACCTGACCGCTATTTTCACCCGCTACGAAAGCCTGCGGGCCGAGGCCGACGCCCTGTTTGAACGGGTGCGCGACAGCTATCCCCAGTGCGTGACCTGTAAGGAAGGCTGCAGCGACTGCTGCCACGCCATGTTTGACCTTTCGCTGGTGGAAGCCATGTATATCAACCGGGCCTTTAACGCCACTTTCGGGCATGGTCCCGAGCGCTCGGCCATACTGGAACGCGCTTCAGAACTTGACCGCCACACCACCCGTCTCAAGCGCGAACTGTACAGGGCAGAAAAAGACGGCGAAAGCCCCGAAGATATCCTGAGCATCGCCGCCAAGGTCAAAATGCGCTGCCCTTTGCTGGACGACGCGGACCGTTGCCTTCTTTATGAAGCACGGCCCGTCACCTGCCGCATTTATGGCGTGCCTACGGCTATCCGTGGTCAGGGCCATGTTTGCGGTTTTTCCGCCTTTGAAAAAGGCAAGGCCTACCCCACCGTACATATGGACAAAATGTATGACAGGCTCGAAGGACTGAGCAAGGACATCGCAACCACGGTGCAGTCACGCTTCAAGGAACTGCACGAGGTGTATGTACCGCTGTCCATGGCCCTGCTGACCCGTTACGACGAAAGCTATCTCGGCATTGGGCCGGCCAAGAAAGAACAGGCCTGATACAAAACGGCGCAGCACTGTATTTTGCCGGGGCTGACACAGCCGCAACCGCCCGTGCGCGCGGGGGCGTGGCGGCGGCGCGGGCCTCACAGGGCCGTAGTTACGCGCCGGAAAACGGATTTTCGCGCATCGCAAGGAGTCCGGCATGTTCGGCAGCATACCCGCTACCGTCTTTCGAGACGGTACGCCGCAGGAACTTACGGAAGAGCAGGAAAAGCTCAAGCGCGAGATTTATGAGCGCATGAATCCGCGCCGCCGCAAGTTTGTGGACCGCCTGGGCTACGACAACTGGGATCCCTTCCAGAAGCCCAACGATCCCCTTGACCTGCGCACAGACATAAGCAAGCGCACCACACAGCAGCTTGTGAACGAATTTTTACACGACGCGGGCAAAAAAGGCCCGTATGGCAAGGCTTACAGCAAGGGCGCTACGGAATGCGCCCTGGGCGTTATCAATAAAGACGAAAAATACATGGGCATTTTCGACTTTTGCCGCTGGTACTATGATCTTCTGAAAAGAGAGGGGCACATCCAATGAAAGCTCGCTACGATGACCTGGACGAATACATTGCGGACCTCAAGGCGGAAATTGCCGAAAATGAGCAGTGCGCCAACCATTACTACAACCTGGGCCTGGCCCTGCTGACCAAGCGCGACTTCATCGCCGCCGAAGAAGCCTTTTTGAACGCCGTGCGCAATTCTCCGCACCTGGCCGAAGGCTATGTGCAACTGGGCGGCATCTGCCTTGAGCGCGGCGACCTTGACGGCTGCCTGCGCTACAATGAAGAAGCAACCAACTGCCGTGCCAAGTTCCCCGTGCCGTGGAGCAACATTGCCTTTGTGCACCTGCAACGCGGCGAGCCGGACAAGGCCATCACCGCCCTGAACAAGGCCCTCAAGTGGGACCCCAACTTTGTGCAGGCCCAGAACGCGCTGGCGACCGCCTATTTCATGAAGGGCGACATCAAGGCGTGCGAAGCGCAGTGCCTGTCCATCATCAAAAAAGAACCCGCCTTTGCCCCTGCCTGGAACAACCTGGCCCTGGCCTACTTTGACCAGAGCGAATTTGCCAAGGCTAAAGAAGCGGCCGACAAGGCGCAGGAACTGGGTTTTGAAGTGTCTGAAGGTTTTCTTGAGGAACTCAGGAACCACTGCTAGCAATTTTTTGCTGTCCAGCACAACGGCCCGCGAGTGTACGCTCGCGGGCCGTTGTCATATGCGCGGGCACCTTCGGGCATGGATATCGCACTCGGCGCACAGGCACACTTCTTGCTTGATTATGCGCAGTAAACGGGAACGGCCGATTTTGCCGCCCCATCGCCTGCCGCCGCACAACAGGGCGAAAGCGCAAAGCATAAGGAGAAGCCTCGTGGAACTGGAATTCCGTTTTCGCAATAATGATATGGGACCGCTTTTTCCCACGTTTCAGGAAAGGGTCAATGCCATGCTGCCCGCCAGCCATGCAGACGCGGCGTCTTCAGCCGCCCCCTCCCTTGAGACTCCGGCAGCTGAAACGCCTCACATGCTCAACAACGAGGAAATGACCCAGGCCCTGGCCCAGGTGGAAGAAGAAGCCGCCCAGCACAGCCAGGAAATGCTGCAGGCGCACTCCGGCCTCAATGAGCAGCGGGTAGCCCGCCTGCTTGGCCTGCTGGACTAGCGTAGATCAACTTTGAACTGCTTCACACTTCAAAGTTTTCATTCTGTCGAAAATTGTATTTTCCGGCAAAATCCACGCCACGTTACGGCCCACTGCGCTCTTGTGCAGCGCTGAAAATATGGTCCGCAGCATTGCGGCACTCAGACGAAGTCGCCCAAGCCCCATGTGAGGCAACGGTATTCTGCGTCCATTTTTTGACGCTTTTTCCGGGCATAAAAAACGCGCTACGCCGTTCATACCGTGGCGCGCGCTCAGGCCTGAAAAATATCCAGCCAGTGCGCAACCCGAACCCCCTGCGGGGCATGCGCCCGCAACTGCATGACACAGCCGCTGCATCCGGTCAGCGCCACTGACGGCACAGGCACTGCGGCGTCTGCATCAGGCGCAAGCCCCTGCCAGCAGGCTTCGGCCAGATCTCGGCTCAATTCGGGGTGCAGCATTCGCAGTACACCGCCAAAGCCGCAGCAAAGCGCCCTGCCTTTATGCAGGGCGGGCAGCAAGGGGGCAAGAAAAGCCAGATCCTCGTCCCGGCCGTCCCAATGGCATGGCGAATGGTATACCGCAACAGGCGGAACCGTCGTCGTGCGTTCCACATGCACCCCCCTGAAAAGAGATGAAAGCGGCGTAAGGCTTTCAAGCCACGCCTGCCCCTCTTCCGGCGGCAACAACCCGTCCATGACGGCGTACTGCCGCAGACTGTGCAGGCAGGAGGCGCAAAAAACCACCAGTGCCGGACGACCAAGCGCGCGCCAGCGGTTCACATTGGCCTGCGCCGCCTCCAGCGCCCGTTGCAACATGCCTGCATGCTCGTACGTGCCGCCGCAGCAGGAAAAACCGGGAGCGTCAGCCACACTGCCGCCAAGCGCGGCAATGATGCGCCCGGCCTTGTCTGTCCACTGCGGGCGCAGGCGGTCGGCGGTGCAGCCCCCAAAAACAGCAAATGCTTTTCCGGCAAGGGGCTTCACGCCCTGTGGGGGCAGACGCAGCCAGGAGACTTCGTGGTCAGACGCCCGCATGGCAAGCGCCGAGGCATGCAGAATGCCGAGTTTTTTAGGCAGGAGCGCACGTGGGGCCAATGGAGCCATACGGGCCGCGACGCGCCACAGGTAGCCGCCACGCTCGATCCAGTAACGCCAGAAATGCTGCTGCCAGCGCGGTTGCCGGGCACGGGCCGGGGCCAGTGCTTCCGGTACGGACAAAGCCCTTGCACAGGCGGTCTTGCAGCGTCCGCAACCGGCGCACTGCCCTGCCAGTTCCATGAGTGCGCGCCAGTCAAGCCGCGCATCACGATTCAGACCGGAACGCAAAAGGTTCTGCTTGGCCTTGGGGCTGAACTCCTCACTTTTGCGCAGCAGGAATACCGGGCAGCTTTCCAGGCAGGCCCCGCACTGCGTGCACTGCTTGAGCGCCGCCATGCCTAATAGCCCTTGCCGGGATTCATGATGCCCCTGGGATCAAAAACAGCCTTTATATCATGCATAAGCGCCCGCTCCACCGGAGGAATCTGCAAACCGGCATTCTTGCAGATGCCACAGCCGTGCTCGCCCGACATGACGCCCCCGAGCCGCAGCACGGCCTGCTCCATGCCAAGGCGCGCTTCTTCCACACGGCGGGCCATGTTTTCGTCGGCCGCGTCATAAAGAATATTGGCGTGGATATTGCCGTCTCCCACATGGCCGAAATGCAGAAACGTCACGTCATGCTCGCGCGCAATTTTTTCCATTTCTGCAAGCGCCCGTACAAGCTGCCCGCGCGGCACGGTGACATCGTCGGCCATCTTGTCCGGCCCGGCCAGAAAGGTGGTGGGATTGATGCGGCGGCGTATTTCCCACAGGCGTTCCTCATCCTGCGGATTCAGCCCCGTCGTATGCCAGAGGGCCGTAGGCATGTTTCGCAGCAGGCGGTCCGCTTCCAGCGGCAGGGTATCGGCGCTGCCGTCCAGCCGGATGAGCAGGATCGAGCGCACCTCACGGGGCCAGGGTACAGGACGGCTCCCGGCCATAAGGTCAATAATGCCGTCGCCGATATACTCCAGAGCACAGGGAACGATACCCGCCGCAAAAATTTCGCCCACTGCGCCCAGAGCCTCCGCATGCGAGCCATACCCCGCCATAATGGTGGCCGAGGCTTCCGGTTTGGGCAAAAGCTTGAGCCAGAGCTTGCTGATGAAGCCCAGCGTGCCTTCCGACCCCACCATAAGCCGGGCCAAGTCCAACCCCACTACGTTCTTGTGGGTGCGCCCGCCGAAGCACACCAGGCGGCCGCCGGGTAAAACTGCCTCAATACCCAGCACAAAGTCGCGGGTAACACCATATTTGAGCGCGCGCATGCCCCCGGCACAGGTAATGACATTGCCGCCGATGCTGGAAGAACGCACCGTGGCCGGGTCCGGCGGATAATAAAGCCCCCGGGCCTCGCAGGCATCCTGAAGGCGGCCCGTGGTCAGCCCCGGCTCCACCACGGCCACAAAATCCGTAGCGGAAATTTCCTCTATCCTGTCCATCAGCAGCGTGGAAACAACCAGCCCCGGCAACACGGGCACACAGTCGCCCACCAGGTTTGTTCCCCGGCCGCGCACGTAGACGGGCATGCGCCTGTCCTGCGCCCAGGCCAGCAGGTCCTGCACCTGCTCCACACACCGGGGCCGGGCGGCAGCGAGCGGGCTGCCCGTTTTCAGGCTGGCATCGGAAGCATAGACATGTAGTTCTTCCGCCGTAACAAGCAGGTCCCCGCCCAGCGTACGGCGTAAAAAATCCATATCCGCAGGTTCGAGCCTGTCCGCGTAGGGTTGGGCATCGGCACTGCGGGGCAGTGGATTAAGAAATGGCGTTTGCGTCATGAGCCCCGCTCCCGGGCAGCTAAAGTGTCGGCCGCGCATGAGCCGGGCAAACCCACTCCGGGCCGCCCGGTACGGCACCAGAAAATCGGGTGCGACAGGCGTGGCAACGGCCGGGCAAGCGTGATGTCGTCCGCCCGAAAAAAGTGGCTGCCATGATCCACTCATGGCAGCGCTTTTTCATATTTCCAGGCTCAGGCCCACAGGGCAGTGGTCTGAACCGTACACGTCATTTTCTATCCAGGCATCGCGGATGGCGGGCGCAAGCTCTTGCGACACGAAGAAATAGTCAATGCGCCACCCCACATTCTTGGCACGTGCGCGGGTCTTGTATGACCACCACGAATAGTTATCCGGCGCATCGCCATGCACATGGCGGAAAGTATCCACATAGCCCAGGGCCGTGAAGCGGTCGAGAAAAGCGCGCTCTTCAGGCAGAAACCCCGTGCACTTTTCGTTGGGCTTGGGCCGGGCCAGATCAATGGGCCTGTGTGCTATGTTAAAATCGCCGCAGACCACTATGGGTTTGCTCTTGCGGCACTCTTCGGCATAGGCCAGAAAAGCCTCGAAGTAAGCCATCTTGTAGGGAACCCGCTTGAAGTTGCCTGTGGGTTTGCCGTTTTCATCCAGTTCTTCGGCTCCGCCGTTGGGGAAGTAGCCGTTGAAAAAATGAAAATCCGGATATTCCAGATGCAGCAGACGGCCCTCACCCTGAAATTCCGGCTGCGGCAGTTCGGCACTCCACGAAAGAAAAGGTACACGGCTGAACACGGCTACGCCGGAATACCCTTTTTTGACAGTGCTTGACGCCCAGCGGCTTTCCCAGCCCGCAGGCTCACGCACGTCCTCGTCCAGTTGTTCCGGATGCGCCTTGGTTTCCTGCAAGGCCACCACCTGGGCATCACTGTGCGCAAACCAGTCCCAATCAGCCTTGGCAGAAACCGCCCTCAGTCCGTTGACATTCCAGGATACGAGTTTAAACAGCATAAAACCTCCGGTACCGAGCATAGCCTTGCACGCCCCGCCTCGCAAGAGCTGCCGTCAATGACGCCCACCGGCGAAGATTGCGCAAACACGCATTTTACTGTAATAACTCAGATGGGTCACATTTATGCCGTGCCGGACTTTCCGGCGCGTAAGCCCACGAAATTTTAGGAGTCGCTTCATGGACATCTTGCCCATTCGCCGTGCCATTCTGAGCGTTACGGACAAAAGCGGCCTTGTGGATTTTGCCACCTTTCTGACTGCCCGCGGGGTAGAGCTTGTCTCTACCGGCGGCACGCAGAAGGCACTGGAGGCGG contains the following coding sequences:
- a CDS encoding (Fe-S)-binding protein; protein product: MAALKQCTQCGACLESCPVFLLRKSEEFSPKAKQNLLRSGLNRDARLDWRALMELAGQCAGCGRCKTACARALSVPEALAPARARQPRWQQHFWRYWIERGGYLWRVAARMAPLAPRALLPKKLGILHASALAMRASDHEVSWLRLPPQGVKPLAGKAFAVFGGCTADRLRPQWTDKAGRIIAALGGSVADAPGFSCCGGTYEHAGMLQRALEAAQANVNRWRALGRPALVVFCASCLHSLRQYAVMDGLLPPEEGQAWLESLTPLSSLFRGVHVERTTTVPPVAVYHSPCHWDGRDEDLAFLAPLLPALHKGRALCCGFGGVLRMLHPELSRDLAEACWQGLAPDADAAVPVPSVALTGCSGCVMQLRAHAPQGVRVAHWLDIFQA
- a CDS encoding tetratricopeptide repeat protein; translation: MKARYDDLDEYIADLKAEIAENEQCANHYYNLGLALLTKRDFIAAEEAFLNAVRNSPHLAEGYVQLGGICLERGDLDGCLRYNEEATNCRAKFPVPWSNIAFVHLQRGEPDKAITALNKALKWDPNFVQAQNALATAYFMKGDIKACEAQCLSIIKKEPAFAPAWNNLALAYFDQSEFAKAKEAADKAQELGFEVSEGFLEELRNHC
- a CDS encoding exodeoxyribonuclease III, which codes for MLFKLVSWNVNGLRAVSAKADWDWFAHSDAQVVALQETKAHPEQLDEDVREPAGWESRWASSTVKKGYSGVAVFSRVPFLSWSAELPQPEFQGEGRLLHLEYPDFHFFNGYFPNGGAEELDENGKPTGNFKRVPYKMAYFEAFLAYAEECRKSKPIVVCGDFNIAHRPIDLARPKPNEKCTGFLPEERAFLDRFTALGYVDTFRHVHGDAPDNYSWWSYKTRARAKNVGWRIDYFFVSQELAPAIRDAWIENDVYGSDHCPVGLSLEI
- a CDS encoding zinc/iron-chelating domain-containing protein, translating into MIPDLTAIFTRYESLRAEADALFERVRDSYPQCVTCKEGCSDCCHAMFDLSLVEAMYINRAFNATFGHGPERSAILERASELDRHTTRLKRELYRAEKDGESPEDILSIAAKVKMRCPLLDDADRCLLYEARPVTCRIYGVPTAIRGQGHVCGFSAFEKGKAYPTVHMDKMYDRLEGLSKDIATTVQSRFKELHEVYVPLSMALLTRYDESYLGIGPAKKEQA
- a CDS encoding FAD-binding oxidoreductase, which gives rise to MTQTPFLNPLPRSADAQPYADRLEPADMDFLRRTLGGDLLVTAEELHVYASDASLKTGSPLAAARPRCVEQVQDLLAWAQDRRMPVYVRGRGTNLVGDCVPVLPGLVVSTLLMDRIEEISATDFVAVVEPGLTTGRLQDACEARGLYYPPDPATVRSSSIGGNVITCAGGMRALKYGVTRDFVLGIEAVLPGGRLVCFGGRTHKNVVGLDLARLMVGSEGTLGFISKLWLKLLPKPEASATIMAGYGSHAEALGAVGEIFAAGIVPCALEYIGDGIIDLMAGSRPVPWPREVRSILLIRLDGSADTLPLEADRLLRNMPTALWHTTGLNPQDEERLWEIRRRINPTTFLAGPDKMADDVTVPRGQLVRALAEMEKIAREHDVTFLHFGHVGDGNIHANILYDAADENMARRVEEARLGMEQAVLRLGGVMSGEHGCGICKNAGLQIPPVERALMHDIKAVFDPRGIMNPGKGY